The window AGTTGGTGTAGTCGAAGGTGGTCCCATCAATCCACAACCATTGTCCATCCTAATGAGTGAAGAGAATGGTTACAAAGAGTGTACCACTGTACTCAAAATCCATAAAAAGGGCAATTCATTCATTACTTTATAACTTGGTAACTCTTGCCTTGGTAAGTCCATGTACCCATCTTCATTAGAAACTTACAATATAAATTTCAAAACAGCCAGACCAACAAGTCTATTTAGGCCACACAACGTGCTATTTTGTCAACCTTTTAAAAGTAGAACAACTTACTTGTTCACCATCATGACCACCAATATAAGCACGTCCAGAAACAGACAGCAGGCTGAGCAGAAAATCATTTTCCGCTTTACTGTGCACCGATGCAAGATTTG is drawn from Myxocyprinus asiaticus isolate MX2 ecotype Aquarium Trade chromosome 11, UBuf_Myxa_2, whole genome shotgun sequence and contains these coding sequences:
- the LOC127448019 gene encoding ladderlectin-like; this translates as CQSLDANLASVHSKAENDFLLSLLSVSGRAYIGGHDGEQDGQWLWIDGTTFDYTNWCSAEPNNMGGPENCLEINWTVNRCWNDLPCSYPMGFICAKGLD